The Sulfurimonas hydrogeniphila genome includes a window with the following:
- a CDS encoding transposase has product MNHKQHSTNGLNLLQKTEGFSQAQSAWRFYNNEHVDIESLNEPMLTRGIKTINKSSDEYILVAHDWSLINYKNHTAKTDCIRKRRSNVNNASSRGYELQSSLAIESSSGKPILPLVQNLKTQDKVLSSYNPTMKSHLTHLGELTQRIAYINQSLNIQKKIVHVIDREADSAGFFRGLQKEDLYIVRALDNVKVRYEDEDITQKELSKKMDKGKYVKTIQYQNKKVKIYVNTVDILITRDSYQKTDTPQGKTIKQKVKGKPIKNRFIVQRLIDEKNNTVATWLLLSNLPKDVDITRIGLWYYYRWNIETYFKLLKSSGFNLEKWQQESAQAIFKRLFVASYACLLVWEIEHTNSKNMLAIRKFLVRLSGRLVARKKISTSPALLAGLWNFFSAMDMLELYDIEELHSIKKELNDFMQMEF; this is encoded by the coding sequence ATGAATCATAAACAACACAGTACCAATGGATTAAACCTGCTACAAAAGACTGAAGGATTTTCACAAGCACAAAGTGCTTGGAGATTTTACAATAATGAGCATGTAGATATAGAGTCACTCAATGAGCCAATGCTTACAAGAGGGATTAAAACTATTAATAAAAGCAGTGATGAATATATACTTGTAGCCCATGACTGGTCACTCATAAATTATAAAAACCATACGGCAAAAACAGATTGTATACGAAAACGCAGAAGCAATGTAAATAATGCTTCATCAAGAGGATATGAGTTGCAAAGTTCCCTTGCAATTGAGAGCAGCAGCGGCAAACCAATCCTTCCCTTGGTACAGAACCTAAAGACACAAGATAAAGTGCTCTCAAGCTATAATCCTACAATGAAGAGTCATCTTACCCATCTCGGTGAATTAACACAAAGAATAGCTTATATCAATCAATCCCTCAACATACAAAAGAAAATTGTACATGTAATTGACAGAGAAGCAGACAGTGCGGGGTTTTTCAGAGGACTGCAAAAAGAGGATTTATATATAGTACGAGCATTAGACAATGTCAAAGTCAGGTATGAAGATGAAGATATTACCCAAAAAGAGTTGTCCAAAAAAATGGATAAAGGCAAATATGTAAAAACTATACAGTATCAAAATAAAAAAGTAAAAATTTATGTTAATACGGTAGATATACTTATAACAAGAGACAGCTATCAAAAGACAGATACGCCACAAGGTAAAACAATAAAACAAAAAGTAAAAGGCAAGCCAATAAAAAACAGATTTATAGTCCAAAGACTCATAGATGAGAAGAACAATACAGTTGCTACCTGGCTTCTGTTAAGCAATCTTCCAAAAGATGTTGATATAACAAGGATAGGATTGTGGTATTATTACAGATGGAATATAGAAACGTATTTTAAACTGTTAAAAAGCTCAGGGTTTAATTTGGAAAAATGGCAGCAAGAGAGTGCACAGGCTATATTTAAACGCTTGTTTGTTGCCTCTTATGCCTGTTTGCTTGTATGGGAAATTGAACATACAAATAGTAAAAACATGCTGGCAATTAGAAAGTTTTTAGTTCGATTAAGCGGGAGATTGGTAGCAAGAAAGAAGATATCTACCTCTCCGGCTCTGTTAGCAGGTTTATGGAACTTCTTCTCTGCTATGGATATGCTTGAACTTTATGATATTGAAGAACTCCATAGCATTAAAAAAGAACTCAATGACTTTATGCAGATGGAGTTTTAA
- a CDS encoding Rieske 2Fe-2S domain-containing protein has product MLRRDFLKVVGGVGVVAVAPSLIEGRLYAEDGTLYTSYKKVQLSDAEGKPLLASQLDKEVNYVFNYPYAGTSCMLIALPHPTEKNVKLTSEDGVQYIWKGGVGKERNIVAFSSICPHQLTHINKSDTFISYLKTGGKTMGCTKSMPCHDKGEVIVCGSHLSVYDPKKGAKVLGGPAPQPLASIVLEHHDDDTLWAVGVLGPDKFHEFFRAFKPELKEQYGGKRKAKKLVKDKAPTVTLAEFTKDIIRY; this is encoded by the coding sequence ATGCTAAGAAGAGACTTTTTAAAAGTAGTCGGAGGTGTTGGCGTTGTCGCTGTAGCACCTTCTTTGATAGAGGGCAGACTCTATGCCGAGGATGGTACACTCTATACATCGTACAAGAAAGTACAGCTGAGTGATGCCGAGGGCAAGCCTTTGTTGGCATCACAGCTGGACAAAGAGGTTAATTATGTTTTTAACTATCCGTATGCGGGAACAAGCTGTATGTTGATTGCCCTGCCTCATCCTACAGAGAAAAATGTCAAACTGACAAGTGAAGACGGTGTCCAATATATATGGAAAGGCGGAGTCGGCAAAGAAAGAAACATTGTTGCTTTCTCATCCATCTGCCCGCACCAGCTTACACATATCAACAAAAGTGACACATTTATATCTTACTTAAAAACAGGGGGCAAAACTATGGGCTGCACCAAAAGTATGCCCTGTCATGACAAAGGAGAGGTAATAGTATGCGGTTCTCATTTATCGGTGTATGATCCCAAAAAAGGAGCAAAAGTACTTGGCGGCCCTGCACCGCAGCCTTTGGCTTCGATTGTATTGGAGCATCATGATGATGATACCTTATGGGCTGTCGGTGTTTTGGGCCCGGATAAATTTCATGAGTTTTTCAGAGCATTTAAACCAGAACTTAAAGAGCAGTATGGCGGAAAAAGAAAAGCAAAAAAACTTGTAAAAGACAAAGCCCCGACTGTAACTCTTGCAGAGTTTACAAAAGATATTATAAGATACTAA
- a CDS encoding FAD-dependent oxidoreductase, whose product MNMNRRDALRLGAISVAAAATTLTGCAYGEAKPSKKQNKTNSSVGMGTPAPLPPATGKRVVIVGGGWSGLSIAKYTKKFAPNADVVLVEQRTEFISCPISNLYLVGEVDLEFLTHDYLQAARENKYTYFNATAIGIDKANKIIKTSNGDIKYDYLVLAPGIDYDYSAWNVDTVTEQRLRTEYPAAFIPGSEHMTLKAKLEDFEGGNFILTVPGGNYRCLPAPYERACLIADYFKKNEIEGKVILLDENPDITIKKEGFQSSFDEMYKDYIEYHPNSKIMSIDLDKKVVVAGEFDDEYSFEDAAFYPHVRGGKLLEVCGVAKDNVFNKKVGNIDPFTYEVIGEKDIFVSGDARPMGYSKSGNTSNSEGHYIGKLIAQRVNGKKDIPWKSPLTVCYSAVSAGPIHAISVRAEYEFEGKKLKGFTNVDLSQQWRGKTGLNNGKALNEWAKGMFRDMFNA is encoded by the coding sequence ATGAATATGAATCGTAGAGATGCCCTGAGACTTGGTGCTATCAGTGTAGCTGCAGCTGCTACAACTTTGACCGGGTGCGCTTATGGTGAAGCAAAACCCTCAAAAAAACAAAACAAAACAAACAGCAGTGTAGGTATGGGCACACCGGCACCCCTTCCTCCGGCAACCGGCAAAAGAGTAGTGATTGTAGGCGGCGGCTGGAGCGGTTTGTCTATCGCAAAATACACAAAGAAATTCGCACCCAATGCGGATGTTGTTTTAGTGGAACAAAGAACAGAGTTTATATCCTGTCCTATAAGCAACCTGTATCTTGTCGGTGAAGTGGATTTGGAGTTCTTAACACATGATTATTTACAGGCAGCCCGCGAAAACAAATATACATACTTTAATGCTACGGCTATCGGTATAGACAAAGCAAACAAAATCATTAAAACAAGCAACGGAGACATCAAATATGACTATCTGGTACTGGCTCCCGGTATTGACTATGACTACAGTGCATGGAATGTCGATACTGTTACAGAACAGAGGCTTCGCACCGAGTATCCTGCCGCCTTTATTCCCGGAAGCGAGCACATGACACTCAAAGCAAAACTGGAAGATTTTGAGGGCGGTAATTTTATACTGACGGTTCCGGGCGGAAACTACAGATGTCTGCCTGCTCCTTATGAAAGAGCCTGTCTGATAGCAGATTATTTTAAGAAAAACGAGATTGAGGGCAAGGTGATCCTTCTTGATGAAAATCCGGATATAACGATCAAAAAAGAGGGATTCCAGTCTTCTTTTGACGAAATGTACAAAGACTATATCGAGTACCATCCAAACTCTAAAATAATGAGCATAGATTTAGATAAAAAAGTCGTTGTCGCGGGTGAATTTGATGATGAGTATTCCTTTGAAGATGCTGCATTTTATCCGCATGTCAGAGGCGGAAAGCTCTTGGAAGTCTGCGGCGTTGCAAAAGACAATGTATTTAACAAGAAAGTAGGAAATATTGACCCGTTTACCTATGAGGTTATAGGCGAAAAAGATATTTTTGTCTCCGGTGATGCACGTCCGATGGGTTACTCCAAATCAGGCAACACATCAAATTCTGAAGGTCACTATATCGGGAAACTTATAGCACAAAGAGTCAACGGCAAAAAAGACATTCCTTGGAAGTCTCCGCTGACAGTCTGTTATTCTGCTGTTTCAGCCGGACCGATACATGCGATTTCCGTCAGGGCAGAGTATGAGTTTGAGGGCAAAAAACTCAAAGGATTTACAAATGTCGATCTTTCACAGCAATGGCGCGGCAAAACAGGCCTAAACAACGGAAAAGCTCTGAATGAATGGGCAAAAGGTATGTTTAGAGATATGTTTAACGCGTAA
- a CDS encoding ribonuclease HII — MHLLCGIDEAGRGPLAGDLVMAGCILHNTIVGLHDSKKLTAKKREALYTLIVKNASYHIVKFSAQEIDNNGISACLKKGLLEIMKNLQADEYLFDGNQSYGVQNLTTMIKADGKVPEVSAASILAKVAHDRDILEQAKKYPQYQFEKHKGYGTKLHVAMIKKYGYCEIHRRSYKIKALESTLFD; from the coding sequence ATGCATTTGCTCTGTGGTATAGATGAGGCCGGGCGCGGACCTCTGGCGGGAGATTTGGTAATGGCCGGCTGTATTTTGCACAATACCATTGTCGGACTGCATGATTCAAAAAAACTGACAGCCAAAAAGCGTGAAGCTCTTTATACCTTGATTGTCAAAAATGCAAGTTACCATATCGTCAAATTTTCTGCACAGGAGATAGACAACAACGGAATATCTGCATGTTTAAAAAAAGGGCTTCTTGAAATTATGAAAAATCTGCAGGCGGATGAGTATCTGTTTGACGGCAACCAAAGCTATGGAGTACAAAACCTGACAACTATGATCAAGGCTGACGGTAAAGTCCCCGAAGTAAGTGCAGCATCCATCCTGGCTAAAGTTGCACATGACAGAGATATTTTGGAACAGGCAAAAAAATACCCCCAGTATCAGTTTGAAAAGCACAAAGGCTACGGCACCAAGTTACATGTAGCCATGATAAAAAAGTATGGCTACTGCGAAATTCATCGCAGAAGCTATAAAATTAAGGCACTGGAATCTACACTCTTCGATTAA
- a CDS encoding DUF2628 domain-containing protein, translated as MQLPQDEYEKAMLEAFVNKPEKTFWYQQAFSKFDVNGIDTMKWVWSWWAFFGGWAFLLYRKQYVPALVLFVLSILATAIPFGGLLVAILAGGFSTYFVYKGYKQKKAEIENAIADPQKRIETMKEVGGYNQWVVWVYVLFVCLFFLYIISVMFTMASMN; from the coding sequence ATGCAATTACCTCAAGACGAATATGAAAAAGCAATGCTGGAGGCTTTTGTGAACAAACCGGAAAAAACATTCTGGTACCAACAGGCGTTTTCCAAATTTGATGTCAACGGGATTGACACGATGAAATGGGTTTGGAGCTGGTGGGCTTTTTTTGGCGGATGGGCCTTTTTGCTTTACAGAAAACAGTATGTCCCTGCACTTGTGCTTTTTGTGCTTTCCATATTGGCCACAGCCATACCCTTTGGCGGATTGCTTGTTGCCATACTTGCGGGCGGTTTTTCTACCTATTTTGTATACAAAGGCTATAAACAGAAAAAAGCCGAGATAGAAAATGCTATTGCGGATCCGCAAAAACGTATTGAGACAATGAAAGAAGTTGGCGGATACAATCAATGGGTTGTATGGGTCTATGTTCTCTTTGTTTGCCTCTTTTTCTTATATATTATTTCTGTAATGTTTACCATGGCGAGCATGAACTGA